The Spirochaetota bacterium genome includes a window with the following:
- a CDS encoding N-acetyl-gamma-glutamyl-phosphate reductase: protein MKNASIIGATGFGGLGLIEILLRHPEMRIKQLVARKDAGRPVSEVYPHLKGFCEMPVQMPEEIVYDGVDIAFFSTPDRAGMTMINDFYNRGIRVIDFSGDFRFHSAEDYGVYARNKGIDDKHLAPERLPETVYGLPEKYADKIKTARIVGNSGCFAISMTLGLLPAVESGIISSGTIVCDGKSGVSGAGKSSGEANLYPQRHENVNTYREGKHQHLVEVENVLNAHSKAGIKVLFVPQVLPLNRGILMTSYCDIAGGHDTASVLKLYRDYYRDKPFVVITDKSPNTADVRGSNRCLIRPLVDGRTGKLLVVSAIDNLVKGQAGNAIQCANLMLGFDETTGLDVPAFYP from the coding sequence ATGAAAAACGCATCCATCATCGGGGCCACCGGTTTCGGCGGTCTCGGCCTCATCGAGATCCTGCTCCGCCACCCTGAGATGAGGATCAAGCAGCTGGTGGCGCGCAAGGACGCCGGCAGGCCGGTGAGTGAGGTGTATCCGCACCTGAAGGGGTTCTGCGAAATGCCGGTGCAGATGCCGGAAGAGATCGTATACGACGGCGTCGACATCGCCTTCTTCTCGACCCCGGACCGCGCCGGCATGACCATGATAAACGATTTCTACAACCGGGGCATACGGGTCATCGACTTCAGCGGAGATTTCCGGTTCCACAGCGCGGAAGACTATGGCGTGTACGCCCGGAACAAGGGAATAGACGACAAGCACCTGGCGCCGGAGCGGCTGCCAGAAACCGTCTACGGCCTCCCCGAGAAGTACGCGGATAAAATAAAGACCGCCAGGATCGTCGGCAACAGCGGATGCTTCGCCATCTCCATGACACTGGGGCTGCTTCCCGCGGTGGAATCCGGCATTATCTCATCAGGAACCATCGTCTGCGACGGCAAGAGCGGCGTATCCGGGGCGGGGAAAAGCTCCGGAGAGGCGAACCTCTATCCCCAGCGCCACGAAAACGTCAACACCTACCGCGAGGGAAAGCACCAGCACCTGGTGGAGGTGGAAAATGTGCTGAACGCCCATTCAAAGGCCGGGATCAAGGTGCTCTTCGTCCCGCAGGTACTTCCGCTGAACCGGGGCATCCTGATGACAAGTTATTGCGACATCGCCGGAGGCCATGACACCGCCTCGGTACTGAAGCTGTACCGGGACTACTACAGGGACAAGCCCTTCGTCGTCATTACCGACAAATCCCCCAACACTGCGGACGTCAGGGGATCGAACCGCTGCCTCATCCGCCCTCTCGTGGACGGGCGGACGGGAAAGCTCCTGGTCGTGTCCGCCATCGACAACCTTGTCAAGGGACAGGCGGGCAACGCGATCCAGTGCGCAAACCTGATGCTCGGGTTCGATGAGACAACGGGCCTCGACGTGCCGGCCTTTTACCCCTGA
- a CDS encoding DUF362 domain-containing protein — protein MKKQEQHKKTRVAIAEATYETMDAAVESLMSLLGMGPWLKKIKGKKVFIKPNLLGMFPRENQATTDPSLVSAIVRLVRDAGGRVTVGDNCGVGGYGLNEKVARHAGVFDASMGAYKNVAQATKLVKLDSRYLDSLVVSKDMVEADILISLAKMKTHSLTIVTGAVKNMFGLVAGAGKGKSHAAAPAAGDFGRILAEIFSIRPPDLTVMDAVMAMEGNGPSAGKPKFVGRVLASENAVALDAVMCRIMGISPELVHHIREASSLGHGPIDDASIEVLGAMPGNLKFKLPVTVSRFGLSRIVNSGFFASLVRSSLVLDRDKCRKCGICKKECPTGAMGMDDYPSIDQAKCIKCLCCQELCPDAAWSVKGLMGRLQGYGG, from the coding sequence ATGAAGAAGCAGGAACAGCATAAGAAAACCAGGGTCGCCATCGCCGAGGCGACATATGAAACGATGGATGCCGCCGTTGAATCCCTCATGAGCCTCCTCGGCATGGGCCCCTGGCTGAAGAAGATCAAGGGAAAAAAAGTCTTCATCAAACCAAACCTTCTCGGGATGTTTCCCCGGGAAAACCAGGCGACGACGGACCCGTCTCTTGTTTCAGCCATAGTGCGCCTTGTCCGAGACGCGGGAGGGCGGGTTACCGTCGGGGACAACTGCGGCGTCGGCGGCTACGGTTTGAACGAGAAGGTGGCGCGCCATGCAGGCGTATTCGACGCATCCATGGGCGCCTACAAGAACGTGGCCCAGGCAACGAAGCTCGTGAAGCTCGATTCCCGATACCTGGACTCCCTGGTGGTGTCGAAGGACATGGTCGAGGCGGATATCCTCATCAGCCTGGCCAAGATGAAGACCCATTCCCTCACCATTGTCACCGGCGCGGTGAAGAACATGTTCGGCCTAGTGGCCGGGGCGGGCAAGGGGAAGAGCCACGCCGCGGCTCCGGCGGCAGGGGACTTCGGCAGGATCCTCGCCGAGATTTTTTCCATACGCCCGCCGGACCTGACCGTTATGGATGCGGTCATGGCCATGGAGGGGAACGGCCCTTCGGCCGGCAAGCCGAAGTTCGTGGGCAGGGTCCTGGCGTCGGAAAACGCCGTGGCCCTTGACGCGGTCATGTGCCGCATCATGGGGATCAGCCCGGAGCTGGTCCATCATATCCGGGAGGCCTCCTCTCTGGGACATGGACCCATCGACGATGCTTCCATAGAAGTGCTCGGGGCCATGCCGGGAAACCTGAAATTCAAGCTCCCGGTGACCGTGAGCAGGTTCGGCCTCAGCCGCATCGTGAACAGCGGCTTTTTCGCCAGCCTGGTCCGCAGCAGCCTTGTCCTCGACAGGGATAAATGCAGGAAATGCGGGATCTGTAAAAAGGAGTGCCCCACCGGGGCCATGGGGATGGACGATTATCCCTCCATAGACCAGGCGAAGTGCATCAAGTGCCTCTGCTGCCAGGAGCTCTGTCCCGATGCCGCGTGGAGCGTGAAAGGCCTCATGGGAAGGCTGCAGGGTTACGGCGGTTAG
- a CDS encoding UvrD-helicase domain-containing protein, with product MLGSKSGFDSIDECYDDLTKHIFALETGLSSDPPMNRACGFLDCFTLVSNSDAHSPEKLGREANIFDTELSYGAIFNALRDGEGFNGTIEFFPQEGKYHYDGHRKCGIRWDPLETMRHRGICPVCGKPVTRGVMYRVAELADRQEPGGLAKATFNSITQLPDLLAELLGQKSAKSGKVTKEYHRLINALGSEFYILLDASPAELQEAGGEVLAEGIRRLRSGNVIIEEGYDGEFGRVKVFKEGEARSFTGGGLFGGAAAPASAESSSSVTFNIAEFKELHEKLGLQQSGPRVLFDLPEGAAGQALTKGLTDDQRAGIEHGEGPCMVIAGPGTGKTAILTRRILHLVKNLEVPPEEILAVTFSNRAAREMRERVEAIMEADKLAISTFHAFGLGILREQCAAVGRREDFVIVDEDDIPEIMAGIIKDEKKLSRMVRAIEAAKQGGEADAETAKAMGKYDEELKRLNAVDLADLIALPAALLKQNPDILAEYRRRCRWILVDEFQDINAAQYELLKILAGEGSPNLFMIGDPDQAIYGFRGSDARFLARMIEEYPATRLIRLDRSFRCPDPVMRAASQVLGRESAVAGRDIDMKVQIQEMNTDLSEADWIAATIEKAMGGLRSFSMDSGIAEGDADDDGVSLGDFAVLCRSSFLFDAIIEAFNNHAVPYQVAGSESLVRREPYRQAVRSLKKIFYSGSDPAVSLAVTSDIWGMIKKGDRVADVLKFLMVFNDAPEDAVRRMVSFAEPYGGSYHDFFRACSLRQGADDRDDRAEAVSLMTIHASKGLEFDTVFIPACEKRIIPFELFGDKDDNELAEEERLFYVGVTRTVKNLYLTYAKKRAVKGRILKQERSPFLDRLEEKLIKKGKREPGKKSKSDDLQLDMFKDE from the coding sequence GTGCTCGGGTCGAAGTCTGGATTCGACAGCATCGATGAGTGCTATGACGACCTGACGAAGCACATCTTCGCCCTGGAAACGGGCCTGTCCAGCGATCCCCCCATGAACCGGGCCTGCGGCTTCCTCGACTGTTTCACCCTGGTGTCCAACTCCGACGCCCATTCTCCGGAGAAGCTCGGCAGGGAGGCCAACATATTCGACACGGAGCTCTCCTATGGCGCCATCTTCAATGCGCTCCGGGACGGCGAAGGCTTCAACGGCACCATAGAGTTTTTCCCCCAGGAAGGGAAGTACCACTACGACGGGCACCGGAAATGCGGCATCCGCTGGGACCCCCTTGAGACGATGCGGCACCGGGGGATATGCCCGGTGTGCGGGAAACCGGTGACCCGGGGCGTCATGTACCGCGTGGCTGAGCTGGCCGACCGGCAGGAGCCCGGCGGCCTCGCGAAGGCCACCTTCAACTCGATTACCCAGCTCCCGGACCTCCTGGCGGAGCTCCTGGGCCAGAAGAGCGCAAAGTCGGGAAAGGTGACAAAGGAATACCACCGCCTGATCAACGCCCTGGGATCGGAATTTTACATTCTCCTTGACGCGTCCCCGGCCGAGTTGCAGGAGGCCGGCGGGGAGGTCCTGGCCGAGGGGATAAGACGCCTCAGAAGCGGCAATGTCATCATAGAAGAAGGCTATGACGGAGAATTCGGCCGCGTTAAGGTCTTCAAGGAAGGGGAGGCGCGGTCCTTCACCGGCGGAGGCCTCTTCGGCGGCGCGGCCGCTCCGGCCTCCGCTGAATCGTCGTCCTCTGTCACATTCAATATCGCCGAGTTCAAGGAGCTTCATGAGAAGCTGGGCCTTCAGCAGAGCGGGCCCCGCGTCCTCTTCGACCTGCCCGAGGGAGCGGCCGGCCAGGCCCTGACGAAGGGCCTCACCGATGACCAGCGCGCCGGCATCGAGCATGGCGAGGGCCCCTGCATGGTCATTGCGGGCCCCGGCACCGGCAAGACCGCCATCCTTACAAGAAGGATCCTTCACCTGGTGAAGAACCTGGAGGTGCCGCCGGAGGAGATCCTCGCCGTCACCTTCTCGAACCGCGCCGCCCGGGAGATGCGGGAGAGGGTCGAGGCGATCATGGAAGCCGACAAACTCGCCATATCCACTTTCCATGCCTTCGGCCTCGGCATCCTCAGGGAGCAGTGCGCCGCCGTCGGCAGGAGGGAGGATTTCGTCATAGTCGACGAGGATGACATCCCGGAGATCATGGCGGGCATCATCAAGGATGAAAAGAAGTTGAGCCGGATGGTCCGCGCCATCGAAGCCGCCAAGCAGGGCGGTGAAGCCGATGCCGAGACCGCCAAGGCCATGGGTAAGTACGACGAGGAGCTGAAGCGCCTCAACGCCGTGGACCTGGCCGACCTCATCGCCCTGCCGGCGGCGCTCCTGAAGCAGAATCCGGATATCCTCGCCGAATACCGCCGCCGCTGCCGGTGGATACTTGTGGACGAGTTCCAGGACATCAACGCCGCACAGTACGAATTGCTGAAAATCCTCGCCGGGGAGGGGAGTCCCAATCTCTTCATGATCGGCGACCCGGACCAGGCGATCTACGGGTTCCGCGGCTCCGATGCGCGGTTCCTCGCCCGCATGATCGAGGAATATCCTGCCACGCGTTTGATCCGCCTTGACCGGAGCTTCCGCTGTCCGGACCCGGTCATGCGCGCCGCCTCCCAGGTCCTGGGCAGGGAGAGCGCCGTCGCGGGCCGCGACATCGACATGAAGGTGCAGATCCAGGAGATGAACACCGACCTCTCCGAGGCTGACTGGATCGCCGCGACCATCGAGAAGGCCATGGGAGGCCTCCGGAGCTTTTCCATGGACAGCGGCATTGCCGAGGGTGATGCGGATGATGACGGGGTGAGTCTCGGCGATTTCGCGGTCCTGTGCCGCTCCTCGTTCCTCTTCGACGCCATCATCGAGGCCTTCAATAACCACGCGGTGCCGTACCAGGTGGCGGGGAGCGAATCCCTGGTGCGCCGCGAGCCCTACCGGCAGGCGGTGCGGTCCCTGAAAAAGATATTCTATTCCGGCTCTGACCCCGCGGTGTCCCTGGCGGTGACCAGCGACATCTGGGGGATGATAAAAAAGGGCGACCGCGTCGCCGACGTGCTCAAGTTCCTGATGGTCTTCAACGACGCGCCGGAGGACGCCGTCCGCCGCATGGTATCCTTCGCCGAGCCCTACGGCGGCTCCTACCATGATTTCTTCAGGGCCTGCTCCCTGCGCCAGGGCGCCGACGACAGGGACGACCGCGCCGAGGCGGTGTCCCTCATGACCATTCACGCCTCCAAGGGCCTGGAATTCGACACGGTCTTCATTCCCGCCTGCGAAAAGAGGATCATACCCTTCGAGCTCTTCGGGGATAAAGACGACAATGAGCTGGCCGAGGAGGAGCGGCTTTTTTACGTGGGGGTGACCAGGACCGTGAAAAACCTCTATCTCACATACGCGAAAAAGCGCGCTGTCAAGGGGAGGATCCTTAAGCAGGAGCGGAGCCCCTTCCTGGACCGTCTCGAGGAAAAGCTTATAAAGAAGGGAAAGCGGGAGCCGGGGAAGAAGTCGAAATCCGACGACCTTCAGCTGGACATGTTCAAGGACGAGTAG
- a CDS encoding PAS domain S-box protein, which produces MIQNSEKIVHMLPDIIYKLDDNGCFTYVNNSVRNLGYEPSDLISKHFSQLIHPEDIGGVRRDEVLRLSAGKTPPEENQPKLFDERRTGKRITRDLQVRLIPKNFNVVSDRCADITASCRVIAVGSYAVNAGGIDREFTGTLGIIRDVMNVKKSEETLARCIDYYHSLVELSNDIFFVVATDGTVMFSSPSLRRILGYVPQELAGENIIDYLPGEDYKAVVSAFRKTRPEEPLFCVQCEIIHRDGSPLTFETKGRTVFDDLGRAMYLTIITHDVTMRVETEEKLRSAHSELEERVAERTAQLERANELLRVEIENRNRQDAIIIDSERKYRTLVNSIDDIVLNIDPEGVILFVNQAIQKIAGHDHRDVIGCSLLEFIHGDDMSGFLSLLLNAGGDGPVDPRALVGMICAGSEFRMVKKDGSCIWVELRCNPMKDNDGAVIGFRGIAHDITRRKMTEEEMLRESKIESLGILAAGIAHDYNNLLTAIIGNISLAKITLPRDDPNYTILTDAENASAMAKNLTQQLMAFSKGGSPVRKNTSIRNLLVDTAYFVLRGSQVRIVFDVDDLLWDAVIDRGQIGQVVNNIILNARQSMPEGGMIRIGAENAVIGDNAMVPLKKGNYIRISIEDQGQGIPDDVLPRIFDPYFSTKETGTGLGLAISYTIVKKHEGVITVASHRGVGTVFAIYLPASLRREGEPFSEEPKKVSASGRILLMDDEMIILDLGLKALRHLGYEVVTAANGSEAVRLFREAVQAGNPFSAVILDLIIPGGAGADRVIADLKAIDPVIKAVVTSGYADDPVMVDYDKHGFSGVLVKPFGLDDIEQELARVLAQ; this is translated from the coding sequence ATGATTCAGAACAGTGAAAAAATAGTGCACATGCTTCCCGACATCATCTACAAGCTGGATGATAACGGGTGCTTTACCTATGTGAATAATTCGGTGCGCAACCTCGGGTACGAGCCTTCTGACCTTATCAGCAAGCATTTCAGCCAGCTGATCCATCCGGAGGATATCGGCGGGGTGCGGCGCGACGAAGTCCTCAGGCTGTCGGCCGGAAAGACTCCCCCTGAGGAAAATCAGCCGAAACTTTTCGACGAACGGAGGACAGGAAAGCGCATCACCAGGGACCTCCAGGTGCGTCTTATCCCGAAAAATTTTAACGTGGTCAGCGACAGGTGTGCCGATATCACGGCTTCCTGCCGGGTCATCGCAGTCGGTTCCTATGCCGTGAACGCGGGCGGGATAGACCGGGAGTTTACCGGTACCCTGGGGATCATCAGAGATGTGATGAACGTCAAGAAGTCCGAGGAGACCCTGGCCCGCTGCATCGATTATTACCACTCCCTCGTCGAGCTTTCCAATGACATATTCTTTGTCGTCGCCACCGACGGCACCGTCATGTTCTCGAGCCCGTCCCTTCGCCGGATCCTCGGGTACGTGCCGCAGGAGCTGGCGGGAGAGAACATAATAGACTATCTTCCCGGTGAAGACTACAAGGCCGTGGTCAGCGCCTTCCGGAAAACCAGGCCGGAGGAGCCTCTCTTCTGCGTGCAGTGCGAAATCATCCATCGCGACGGCTCTCCGCTGACCTTCGAAACCAAGGGGAGGACGGTCTTCGACGACCTCGGCAGGGCGATGTACCTCACGATAATCACCCATGACGTGACCATGCGGGTCGAGACCGAAGAGAAGTTGAGGAGCGCCCACTCGGAGCTGGAGGAGCGTGTCGCCGAACGGACGGCCCAGCTGGAGCGGGCCAACGAGCTCCTCAGGGTCGAGATAGAGAACCGGAACAGGCAGGACGCCATCATCATCGATTCGGAAAGAAAATACCGGACCCTGGTCAACAGCATCGACGATATCGTGCTGAATATCGACCCGGAGGGGGTCATCCTTTTCGTTAACCAGGCGATCCAGAAGATAGCCGGCCATGACCACCGCGATGTCATCGGGTGCAGCCTGCTGGAATTCATCCACGGCGACGATATGAGCGGCTTCCTCTCGCTGCTCCTGAACGCCGGGGGCGACGGTCCGGTGGATCCGCGGGCGCTCGTCGGTATGATATGCGCAGGCAGCGAGTTCAGGATGGTGAAGAAGGACGGCTCCTGCATCTGGGTCGAGCTGCGGTGCAATCCGATGAAGGACAACGACGGGGCGGTCATCGGCTTCAGGGGGATCGCCCATGATATAACCAGGAGGAAGATGACCGAAGAGGAGATGCTCAGGGAAAGCAAGATCGAGTCCCTGGGGATCCTCGCGGCCGGGATAGCCCATGACTATAACAACCTACTGACGGCCATCATCGGCAATATATCCCTGGCGAAGATAACCCTCCCCAGGGACGATCCCAACTATACCATCCTCACCGACGCCGAAAACGCCTCGGCCATGGCGAAGAACCTGACGCAGCAGCTCATGGCGTTCTCGAAGGGCGGCTCGCCGGTGAGGAAGAACACCTCCATCCGGAATCTTCTGGTCGATACGGCCTATTTCGTGCTGCGGGGCTCGCAGGTGCGAATCGTCTTTGACGTCGATGACCTCCTCTGGGACGCCGTCATCGACCGGGGCCAGATCGGGCAGGTGGTGAACAACATCATCCTGAACGCCCGGCAGTCGATGCCGGAGGGGGGCATGATCCGGATTGGGGCGGAAAACGCCGTCATAGGCGATAATGCCATGGTGCCCCTGAAAAAGGGGAACTATATCAGGATCTCCATCGAAGACCAGGGCCAGGGCATACCGGACGACGTCCTCCCGAGAATATTCGACCCCTATTTTTCCACGAAGGAGACCGGCACCGGCCTCGGGCTGGCCATATCATACACCATCGTCAAGAAGCACGAGGGCGTGATAACCGTCGCATCGCACAGGGGAGTCGGGACCGTCTTCGCGATATACCTTCCCGCATCGCTGCGGAGGGAAGGGGAGCCCTTCAGCGAGGAGCCGAAGAAGGTGTCCGCCAGCGGCAGGATACTGCTGATGGACGACGAGATGATCATCCTTGACCTGGGACTCAAGGCGCTGCGGCACCTGGGTTACGAAGTCGTCACCGCGGCGAACGGATCGGAGGCGGTGAGGCTTTTCAGGGAAGCCGTACAGGCGGGGAATCCCTTCAGTGCCGTCATACTGGACCTGATCATCCCCGGAGGCGCCGGCGCCGACAGGGTCATAGCTGACCTGAAGGCGATCGACCCGGTGATCAAGGCGGTCGTTACCAGCGGGTACGCCGACGACCCGGTCATGGTCGATTACGACAAACACGGTTTTTCCGGCGTCCTGGTCAAGCCCTTCGGACTGGATGATATCGAGCAGGAGCTGGCGAGAGTCCTGGCCCAATGA
- a CDS encoding TetR/AcrR family transcriptional regulator, producing the protein MKKNKTLSELKEKEKDARRKIIVDAAETEFATKPFNKVTMRDIARRAGISPALIYRHFPDQQSLFAETFYRGVQVVFQGLYSTIEESPDGSIEEVSRVFIEYFTLHDQYFRMLMNFFMEGSVDRDLFDKLNVMERQMLDNFDIIFRKMNVKGDIRLHSHTMFAALTGIVATFRNHPAKSDEEILKHRKLVAENLARLFIGISSC; encoded by the coding sequence ATGAAAAAGAATAAAACATTATCGGAACTGAAAGAAAAAGAAAAGGACGCCCGGCGGAAGATCATCGTTGACGCGGCCGAGACTGAATTCGCCACCAAGCCCTTCAACAAGGTCACCATGCGGGATATCGCCAGGCGGGCCGGCATATCGCCCGCCCTGATCTACCGCCATTTCCCGGACCAGCAGTCCCTCTTTGCCGAGACCTTTTACCGCGGCGTGCAGGTGGTTTTCCAGGGGCTCTACAGCACGATCGAAGAGTCCCCCGACGGCTCCATCGAGGAAGTCTCCCGGGTCTTCATAGAGTACTTCACCCTCCATGACCAGTATTTCAGGATGCTGATGAATTTTTTCATGGAGGGTTCGGTCGACAGGGACCTCTTCGATAAGCTCAACGTCATGGAGCGGCAGATGCTGGATAACTTCGATATCATTTTCAGGAAAATGAACGTCAAGGGCGATATCCGCCTCCATTCCCATACCATGTTCGCCGCGTTGACCGGGATCGTGGCCACGTTCCGCAACCATCCAGCGAAGAGCGACGAAGAGATCTTGAAGCATAGGAAACTTGTCGCTGAAAATCTTGCACGCCTATTTATTGGAATTTCTTCTTGTTGA
- a CDS encoding CoA-binding protein, whose protein sequence is MKDSALDKFFDPASVVVIGASNSPFNLGSTICACLSSYIPYKGIVYAVNRKGEDVHGCAGYSSVAEIPGQVDLAVIITPAGVVPQFIRDCGEKGILNIVIESAGFNEQGEEGRRLQREIDEAIKKYGIRVIGPNCLGVLNSQSYFCCFYGAYKELIDVFKKPGGVSYIIQSGGVAVVVIESLMDDLEGINKMVCIGNKTDVDEADLVEYFNHDSTKVIAMYLESIMSGEKLMSVARRVSKPIMIYKTGRTEEGTAAAMSHTAGMANNDAVFESACRQAGIIRLKSISEIHSMPKMLTEMPLLRGNRIAAFTNTGAFGSMSADLMVEAGLKMPRLAPETRERLRSLKGVFNVNNPVDIGPAPPQIYLDIFEILLSAPEVDGMLLMSSIWREFIIDVMKELMKMCRQYDKPAAIYTPNSVGRIISVRRDHKLPLFDSVEEAVRALVVSHEQYRYSLKKEKPYGADHKESA, encoded by the coding sequence ATGAAAGATTCAGCCCTCGATAAGTTTTTTGATCCTGCCTCTGTAGTTGTCATCGGGGCATCCAATTCTCCGTTCAATCTGGGCTCTACCATCTGCGCGTGCCTCAGCAGTTATATACCCTATAAAGGGATTGTGTATGCCGTCAACCGAAAGGGGGAGGATGTTCACGGCTGCGCTGGCTATTCCTCCGTTGCCGAAATTCCCGGCCAGGTCGACCTGGCGGTCATCATCACCCCGGCAGGCGTGGTTCCGCAGTTCATCCGTGATTGCGGTGAAAAGGGAATCCTCAACATTGTTATTGAAAGCGCCGGATTCAATGAGCAGGGAGAGGAGGGACGGAGGCTGCAGCGGGAAATCGATGAGGCGATTAAAAAGTACGGCATCCGTGTCATTGGGCCCAACTGCCTGGGAGTGCTCAATAGTCAATCGTACTTTTGCTGTTTTTACGGCGCCTACAAGGAATTGATTGATGTGTTCAAAAAGCCCGGCGGCGTTTCATATATCATCCAGAGCGGCGGTGTTGCCGTTGTGGTCATCGAGTCGCTGATGGATGACCTGGAGGGGATCAACAAGATGGTCTGCATCGGCAACAAGACGGACGTCGACGAGGCTGACCTGGTCGAGTATTTCAACCACGACAGCACGAAGGTCATCGCCATGTACCTTGAGAGCATCATGAGCGGCGAAAAGCTGATGAGCGTGGCCCGGAGGGTCTCCAAGCCGATCATGATATACAAGACGGGACGGACCGAGGAGGGCACCGCCGCGGCCATGTCTCACACCGCGGGCATGGCCAATAACGACGCCGTATTCGAGAGCGCCTGCCGGCAGGCGGGGATCATAAGGCTCAAATCGATAAGCGAGATTCACTCCATGCCCAAGATGCTGACCGAGATGCCCCTCCTGCGCGGGAACCGCATCGCCGCCTTCACCAATACCGGGGCCTTCGGCAGCATGTCGGCCGACCTGATGGTGGAGGCGGGCCTGAAGATGCCCCGCCTGGCGCCGGAAACGCGGGAGCGCCTGCGCTCGCTGAAGGGGGTCTTCAACGTGAACAATCCCGTCGACATCGGGCCGGCGCCGCCGCAGATCTACCTCGATATATTCGAAATACTGCTTTCCGCTCCGGAGGTGGACGGGATGCTCCTGATGTCCAGCATCTGGCGGGAATTTATCATTGACGTGATGAAAGAGCTTATGAAAATGTGCAGACAGTATGATAAGCCCGCGGCGATATACACGCCGAATTCCGTGGGCCGCATCATTTCCGTGCGGCGCGATCACAAGCTTCCCCTGTTCGACAGCGTGGAGGAGGCGGTGCGGGCGCTGGTCGTGTCCCATGAGCAATACAGATATTCATTAAAAAAGGAGAAACCCTATGGAGCAGATCATAAAGAAAGCGCTTGA
- a CDS encoding acetate--CoA ligase family protein — translation MEQIIKKALDRGQKTLSEYDSKQVIQSVGIPVTREKLATSKDEAVKFAGEIGYPVVLKGCSDKAAHKTEMGLVKLKLANADEVKKAYDEITGKGVDLDGVLVQEMIKGDREFVIGLSRDPQFGPCVMFGIGGIFTEVIKDVSFRVTPLTEMDAEEMIEEIRMKKLLDEFRGSPAVDKKQLVRALVGIGDIGYKNSEIAEIDINPLIISGSKPVVVDALVVLANPN, via the coding sequence ATGGAGCAGATCATAAAGAAAGCGCTTGATCGGGGCCAGAAGACCCTGTCGGAATATGACTCGAAGCAGGTCATCCAGTCCGTCGGTATCCCGGTCACCAGGGAGAAGCTGGCCACGTCGAAGGATGAGGCGGTGAAATTCGCCGGGGAGATCGGCTATCCAGTGGTGCTGAAAGGCTGCTCCGACAAGGCCGCCCACAAGACGGAGATGGGCCTGGTGAAGCTCAAGCTCGCCAACGCCGATGAGGTCAAAAAGGCCTATGACGAGATCACCGGCAAGGGTGTCGACCTCGACGGCGTCCTGGTCCAGGAGATGATCAAGGGCGATCGCGAGTTCGTCATCGGCCTGAGCCGCGACCCGCAGTTCGGCCCCTGCGTCATGTTCGGCATCGGCGGCATCTTCACCGAGGTCATCAAGGATGTGAGCTTCCGGGTCACCCCCCTGACCGAGATGGACGCGGAGGAGATGATCGAGGAGATACGGATGAAAAAGCTCCTGGACGAGTTTCGCGGCAGTCCCGCGGTGGACAAAAAGCAGCTGGTCAGGGCCCTGGTGGGCATCGGCGACATCGGCTACAAGAACAGCGAGATCGCCGAGATCGACATCAACCCCCTCATCATATCGGGCAGCAAGCCGGTCGTGGTGGACGCCCTGGTGGTGCTGGCGAATCCGAATTGA